The region AAGCAGAGCGCGCCTTCGCTGTCCTATTCAATGTATTGGGGATCGAAGCCCCCGACCGCGAACGCCTTGCCTTCTATCTGCGATTGGACCCTCTGACTTGGGGTTGATGTTCATGCCGCCTGTTTTTCCTGCTCATTGGCACGTTTCGCAACCTGTTCTCATTGCGGACACCTTTTCCAGCCTCGTTTGGAAAGTTTCATTGCCAGACGGGACTCCTGCAAT is a window of Senegalia massiliensis DNA encoding:
- a CDS encoding aminoglycoside phosphotransferase family protein, with amino-acid sequence MFMPPVFPAHWHVSQPVLIADTFSSLVWKVSLPDGTPAIVKGLKPIEDIADELRGADYLVWRNGRGAVRLRGREN